A single region of the Macaca thibetana thibetana isolate TM-01 unplaced genomic scaffold, ASM2454274v1 unplaced_scaffolds96, whole genome shotgun sequence genome encodes:
- the LOC126947302 gene encoding uncharacterized protein LOC126947302: protein MAGPAQAALFRALRASVSRWGRMPPLGPEHPWRCPRRAALRLRWRGGPGLREERRQRGLEDPGSGAPGRLAWVGLSPSRDWDSRVLVRVDPGQAQDQVPLLPPRSAQRPAGAPGSPPPPSGNPTSIWMSG from the coding sequence ATGGCGGGCCCTGCACAGGCCGCGCTGTTCCGCGCCCTCAGGGCGTCAGTATCCCGTTGGGGCAGGATGCCCCCGCTGGGCCCGGAGCATCCTTGGCGCTGCCCTCGCAGAGCCGCGCTGAGGTTGAGGTGGCGCGGGGGGCCCGGGCTCCGCGAGGAGCGGCGGCAGCGAGGGCTGGAGGACCCGGGCTCCGGGGCTCCGGGGCGTCTGGCCTGGGTGGGACTGAGCCCATCCAGGGACTGGGACTCCCGAGTTCTGGTGCGGGTGGATCCTGGGCAGGCTCAGGACCAAGTCCCTCTCCTTCCACCAAGGAGCGCCCAGAGGCCGGCGGGAGCTCCAGgttcacctcctcctccttcag